ACTTTTGCTCCGACGCTAAAAAAATACACCACATTGTATAGACCGGAACCAGAAACACCCTGTAGCCAAAAGTATCACATCATTTTTAAACAATCAAGTTCTCAAATCCCATCCCACGTAAATCATGAAGCCAGTTGACGTTATCCGTGCCGCGTGTATCTTGCATCGCCCACGTTGCCTTGAGCATCTCAATTGCCGTGAACAGGTACCCCCACGGGCAAATCTGCCAAATTGACAATAACCGGGACAGGGTCCATGTACGTCTTTCAGGGTCTCGTGTCTCAGCCCCTGCCACAAATGTTGGCCACGAGGAGGCCTTGAAGTATGGGTCGTTCTCGTCAATGAGAGCTAAATTGCTCAAAACGTCTTCAAGCAGAAAATCGGTATCAATAGACCGCAACGACCGAACTAGTGGCAGCGCTTGGAGGATGTACAAGCATGCCGCCGACCGGTGTGCTAAGGCTAAACGCACTCGACTGTTGAGGTCCTGGGTGATGTTATGTTGCCGCAAGTAGTCCGCCCAGGCTGGGATGTCAACGGCAAGAGCTTCGTCTATCAGGGCGAGTGCCTTATCTGCCGCCCCCAAAGACTGGTCAGTCCAGGGCACTTCGTGAGACAGCTCAGAAGCGGAAAGGATAATGTTGAGGATCTCTGGAGGACAGGATAAATAACTTGTCAGTTCCACACGTTTCATAACAGGTAGAAACTGAAAAGCCTGTCGTGCAACCCTTGCAGCGAGCCCTCCTGAGGTCAACGTCGAGCCgagaatattataactataaaaacATCAGTATCCACTATACGCGGCAGCCGAGTTGCGCACTTACATGAAGCTGTCAGTAATGACCCGGTCCCGCAACATTCTACTAGAAGCGTCGGGGTTACTATCCGGGTTAAGAAGTGCCATAATACTGGTAGCGCCTTCGAGGTGGGCCCTCCAGCTCTGATTGTCCGACTTGtccaaatcaatcaaatcgaATTTGATAAAAAAGTGCATAGCAGCTAGTGCCACCTCACTCCCCGCCGGGTCAAGGGTATCGAGCACCTCTCGAAGGTGGCTCATAGCCTTTTGCTTGGCCGTCAGGGCATCGATAAGAGCCTGGTGAGTTACAAGATCCTTTGAGCGCAGCACAGAGAGGTAGTCGCCGGGATTGGGGATGCCAGTGGGGATTTTGGTGACGCGACGAAACACATTGGACCAGTGGATAGCTGAAGTTGCAATAAGAACTTGAAAAAGAAGCGGGTGCTTCCGTGTCAAGGGTATCAGCTCTCGGAATGGATTACTCTCAGGTGTGTCCCGGACCACGAGATCCTTGCAAACGCTTTCGGAGACTGGGACTCGCATTAGTATCGATTAAGGTAAGTACTAGAGCCAAGACCTACAATGCGCTAGGTAGAATCGCGATGTGCGGTCAAGATCCTGGAACAACGGATCTGTAAGTGCAGCCggagaaggccaaggcatATTGCCATCGCTCGAGGACGCAGATTCGTCATTGCGTGGGGTCGGCTGTTGCTGATGTCGCTTCAACTCCTCGGCCTCTTGGGCAGCCTGTTGTGCTTGTTGGACCAAGCGCGCCAGCGGGTGCTGGTCGCTATAGTCGGGTTGAGGCTGAGGTCTCGGGCGGTCATGATGTTGACCTTGACCCAGTTGATGATAATGTCCTGGAGGCGAGGCAGAGGCGGAGGAATCAGTGTCGTCGGGTAGCCTCCGGCCCGGAGGTGGATTGACGTTGCCGTGAGAGTCAATGCCTTGAGTCCAGACGAAAACCTTGCCATACCCGAGGCATTCCTGCCCCGAGACCGCACATTTGTGGCATGTCGGCCATGAGCGGTCGCAGCGCAGGCGTCGGCGACGGCAGTTGTGACACGGTTTGGTGTTGCTTGGCGGCATGCGCCGGGTGCTGACAGAGCAGCTTGACAGgtctggtgctggtgttttATCCTAGGATTTCACTAGGTCCAGGTCGTGCTCGAGCTCTCTTGTGGCGGGCGAGACAGCGGTTTGGATGTGACGAGCGAGTCGTTACAGAAGGTTCATGATGGACTGAGACAAAGAGATTGTAACGAGGTGCACGATGTACGAGTGTAAGGCGGGGGGGGAGTAAGACGAGTCtggtagtaggtaggtatgtaatgacgatgatgaatcAAAAAAAGGTGACGGAAGAGAAAAGTAATGGATGGAGGAGACGGATGGAATGTAGAGATAGGTACCTTAAAGCTAAGGTACAGGTAGACTGGAAGGTGGGAGGAAAGATGATGGAGGGGTAAATGGAAGAAGGTGCGAGTCTCCCACTCTATAGGAAGATAGGCAGGCACGTTAGTTCCATGAGCCCAATCCAGAGAAACCGGCAGGTACCGTTTTTTACGACTGTACAAGAGTGACAGCAATAAAGACAACagctactaaggtactactAACTTACTCCCTAGTAGCCTAGTAACTACTTGTGTACTTGACCAGGTAATAGAGAAGCACGCAATGATGCGAAATATACCAAATCCAGATTGAGCCTCGTTTCAGTATGGAACATTCTATGGATGAACTGGAGACAGAGCCTAGACAGTTAGTTCAATAAAGATGCTGGCAACATGCACTCGTAAGAACGACCGGGATCTTACAGACGGGAGGCACAGTACGATACAGCCCCCAGCAAGGTATAGTGTACAGTGTTGGAGATCTCATGACTCGGTGCCAATCAGAATTGATTACAGTGCTCAGCGTCTCTGACAATATGTAAATTGTATAAGTCACCCCATATCAGATTACAGCATATACCCCCAATGATGAATCCCATGCTCGCCTGGCCTTTTCGTCTTCCCTTCAACTCTAGTCCTAATAGGTAACAAAGCAAAGGCCAAGCCCCACGTTCATCTAGCCCAATCCCCCGACTAAAGCCGATACCAACGCTCCCCGAAAGGGTAAGGAAACGACATATCGTGCAGCCGAACCTTCGGGACCTGCATCATGGGTCTTCCATTACAGTCGGCAGAAAGCTTGTCGTATATGGGTCTTTATGGGACCGTCCAGCCAGAAGTGACACAACGACCCAATTGGGAAATCAGCTGTCTTTCGaagccttgttcttcttctttttcttttcttccacgtccttgtttttttttcttctatTGTGAGGGGAACCCTGATAcatattttttttcttctatGCGTTGGAGATCGTGATGGATCCCACCTTAGCTACAACGGAGCTTATGAACCGTCATGGCACTTCACTACATACACTACCTATGCCATGATCCGCATGCAACCTTGACTAGGAATTTTTCTGCCACTGAAATATCTGTATTGGGTATTGATTTTAACATGACTCCTTCACTTCGACTGTAACATTAGTCTCTGACTAACATAGACCATGAGAACTATTACTATCACCTTAGTCATGATACTAAAAAATCGTCTTGGCATCTCCGGTCTGGCCCTAACCGAGATCCAGTTAACCAAGCTCTCCAACCATCATCTCCAACTAATTCGAGTGGCAGGTTGGTGAGCTAGACCGGGTTTGTTTTGAGAGGAGAAGCCAAGGCTTTCTCCTCATGAGGCTCCTCCCACCTTCTCAACAACTCCACCATGAAACTATCTTGATGGACCCTTCACGATAGTCAAAGTCTTTCACCTTGCTCACCGTACTTGTTTCCCCTCTATAATCTACTCGATGGGTCAAATTACGAGACTTGATAGGGATATGCTTACCACGGTGGCTTTCTGAGAACCCTGAGCTAGACGACATGTTTTGACCACTCTCGCTTGGACCGTCGTTGATCCAATTCATGCCCACTCAGCATAATATCATGCCGGTCCCCTACCCGGTGTATGAGTCCACAACCTGGGGCGATAGGGTGACTCCGAGACTGGGAAAGCGGAGCACAAGACAAGGCCAACTGACACAGGGACATAGCAGCAATAATTCAAGCAACGCTCATAAATTCTGGCCTTTCATATCTCGTTTTGATCTCTGCCTTGCGGCATCTCTAGTATCGGTGGTGTCTGATCGAGCTGCCAGCCAGCGTCGGTGCTGTGTCCAGACACTTGTTCCTGGCTGATTGACAGCTCTCGGGGCTACATTATTTTTCATCAAGGTTGTTTGGACTATCATGTCCACCATGGGCATTTTCAGACCCAAATTTCACAGGTCTCTCACTCATCGACTCCTCGAATCTATCCTCTCTTGGCCGGAATCTTCATTCCGATAATCTTTGCACTCAGTTGCTTGAGCATTATCGTCAACGTTTATGACGTTGTCATCTGCTCGCTTGCCATGTTGTGAAGGCTGTTGACTAGTCAGTATACGCAAGGAGTAAGGATCACTGACAAGAACTCACCTGATGTCTTCTCGCTCGTCAGAGGCAGGTGGGCCATTTGTAGGTCCAGAGCTGACGACGACATTGGCACCTTCATCACCACCAGCCTTGATTTCTGTCAAGGCTGCCTTGGCCTTTCGCTTTCCGTTTCGGAGATCGCTCAGGTGCTCGAAATATCCTTCTGGGACTTCTGTGACGTACCGACCACAGAAGACACCGACCTCAAAGTCTTCAACCTTGCTTGTGGTTTCGGCAGCGTCCATACAAGCAGCCTTCAATCCGTCCTTGCCATCAAGGTCCTGGAAGATGACCTCGTCAGCACCGATATAATCGGCAATTTCCTTTGTTGTTCGACCGTGAGCAACCAGGTCTTTTGGAGTGTTAGCAAGAGCATTCGAGCGATGGATCAGAGTAGTTCCTACCAATTGGGTCCGCGAGATCGATACCATACTTGAGTATTGTTAGCATTATTCTTTGGTAAAGTAGTTGGGCTAAACTTACGATGTGAGGGTGCATGCATTCGGGAGAGGCTGAAACAAAGATAACCTTAACAGCACCAGCATCCCTAGCCATCTGGACAATTTGTCGTGAGGTAGCTAATCTCGAATCAGTAGTATATCTAGCTTATAAGATGCGATGCTTACTTCCACGGACGACACTGTCATCCACTATAATCAAGTTCTTGCCGCGGAACTCCGAGTCGATGGGTGAAAGCTTTCGGCGGACGCTCTTCATTCGGAGAGCTTGGTTGGGGAGAATGAAAGTCCTTTGGACGTATCGGTTCTTGATAAGAGCAGTCACATATGGCTTGCCGAGCTTCTCAGCAAGAGTTGCAGCAGCAATGTTACTTGTCTGCGAAGGAGTTAGTTACCACAGAAAGGAGGATTAGTATATGCTTCGACATAGCATACCTCAGGTACTGGAATAACTAGAAAACATGTTAGCGTAGTCTGAGCTACAAATGGCGTGTGAAAACAACATACCAGCGTCGATCTCTTCAACTGCCTTCTCTCCAAGAACCGCGCGGATCTTCTTGGCCAGCTTCTCTCCCATGTTTTGTCGGCTGCGGTAGACGGAGATACCGTCCATAGTTGAGTCAGGGCGGGCAACGTAAACAAACTCGAAGCAATCGGGGGTGTAAGGTCGGTCATTGATGATCTGGCGGAATTTGGGAGCACAGCCCTTTTGCAAAAAGCAGGCCTGTCCAGGAAGAatatcgataatatcctcgaagccaagctgcttGAGAACGACAGATTCGGAAGCAACCATGTAATCCTTGGTATCGGACAGAGTGGCGGAAGGTCGGGAACCAATGCAAAGGGGTCGAATGCCGTTGGCGTCACTGTTTCCATTTAGACACGAGACACACTTTTAAGCCTTTGACATAACTCACCGGAAAGCCAGGATACCGAAGCCAGCGATCATGGCAGTGCAGGCAAAAGCGCCCTGGCATTTCGCATATACATCGCCCAGAGCAGTGAAGATATCTTCAGAGTTGGCGCGAGTCTTGCCGAGCTGCTGAAGTCCGTGTGCGAAGATGTTGAGACTATTGGTACAAATCAGTCATTGTGGTTCGAATCAGTGCTAGCTGCGATTACGCACAGGAGCTCAGAGTCGGAATCGGAGTTGACATGTCGGTGGGCTTCTTCGTCGAGGAATTTGCGGAGGTATTCGGTGTTGACGAGGTTACCGTTGACGCTCATTGAGATTCCGAATGGCGCATTCACGTAGAAGGGCTGAGCCTCGGATCTGTGACGCGTTCAGTTATGTAAATAGCATATTGACAGTCATACATACGCAGAAGCGGTGCCCATGGTGGGGTAGCGGACATGTCCCAGGCCTTTAGAGAGTCAGTCTCTGTATCATCCATCTGTATGTCGCGATGCCATACCCATATATCCGGGCAGATGCTCAAGTCGTCGGCCATCGGAAAAGACCTTGCTGGCCATTCCCAGACCCTTACACTGGGAGACTCTTCCTCCCTGGCAAACAGCAATACCTGCCGCATCTTGTCCTCGCTATTCCCAGTATCAGTAATCCGTTCCTTGGATATTCGAGGTTCGGTATGCGATTGTTTTCGCGATCGTTGACTAACATGTTGGAGGTAATACAAAGATTCGTGCAAATCGATAGCGGCAGAAGTAGCTTCCTGGTCACCCAGCTGTATAGAAAAGTCAGCGTTTGTCTACATGCAACGTAtcgctctttttttttgtttgcTCTTTTGGTAGCACTTCCGTCTCAAGTCCGAGCACGGGCAAGGGTCTCACTGAGCGCGGGGGAGGGGCAACAGAGAACAGGACTCGAGACTCACCAAAATACCCGAAACACCACACATGTTGAATATAGTGTCACGTCGAGGTCGTGGAGAATTTGAAGAATGGAATAATATAGTGTCTTTTACACTCAGTCTAAAATTTGGTTTGACCAGAATGTGTAACCTCTAGAAAAATTTTCCTCAATGGCCGACGATATCGGTCATTTTTTTTGCTACCACAAATCCTGTTCAGGCGGGGTATTGGTCAAGGCGGGCCGGAGAATGATCCGCAGTGGGCGGGCTCCCCCAAATGTGCCTTGCTTTAGTGGACCTCCATTTAAATCAGTGGCTTTTGTCAAGTGAAACCCGGACACCAAACACCGATTTTGATTACatgtttatttattttttcaGCATTGCGAGGGCGATTGTCTACTATTGTTCCTTGCTTTATTGATATTGAGCAGGGCATAAGGGCTTAAGTGAATGGTTGGTTGATTGACAGGTGTTACAACAACCAATTGTACCATACAGAATTAAACTGTATAATTCGAAGTATAATACCTACTCAGTTGTCGATAACAAATGTCCAGATGTCCAGATACAGGGTTGTTAATACCGCATTGACATATTTTTCATGTCAACTGACTACCTCTCTTATTTGCATGCACTAGCACGTGTCTGCGAATCAAAATTCATTGATAGAAACCTACTATGTAGTCTTGAAACTCATGCTGTAAACATGTATTCTTTGTTCAGGTCTATGTAATTCTCTCCAGAAACATTtgtcttttaaatattaagaatatcCAAAACACTCTCAGCTACGATCTATCATACTATACGAAAATAAGGAAACAAAGACAAATGAAAAGTCCAGTGGAACGTGCAGTGTCACCTGTTTAAGCACAGATGTCAATGCGAAGAGGGTACAAGACGGTGAAAAGCCCACATGGCTAGGATTTACACAAAACTTCAACGAGTGCCGATGTGAACGCTAATAAAGTACATGCCAGACTGACTGAACGGAAACTTTGATCTCACTAATTCGAACAATTTTACACTCCTTCTCTGCGATGGTATTATGAATCGTGAATCGAACAAGACGACATGGGTCTGCCATCCATATGTGCAGCAGGGTAAAGTAATGAGGAAAGATAATCAAGCATGTGCACTCAGGTCTTGTGCAACATTCATGTTGCCATTGAGAGATACTGTAAAACTCAAACTGCAAGGTCTCCAAAAATATGACACAAGGCGAAGTAATACAACTGGCTAGTCGGTGCATAGCCGATTGTATGACGCAATGTATATTCACCGAATATAACATAGAAACGCCCTGGACATAACTGCGCCTGTTTCAATTCCAAATTGGGAGGGCGCTATTGCCTTGTTTCCTTGAACGGCGACAATATAATTTCTGATCTCGGGGATTACCTTAACAAACGAGGAATCACCTCATAAGCCCCGTTGGCTCAGTGGTAAAGCGTATCACTAGTAATGATAAGATCACTGGTTCGATTCCAGTACGGGGCATGTGATTCATAAGATTATCTTTTTGAAACTTTTGGCTACGTTGATAGCGACGGCTGTGCATGGTGGTAAGTGAGGGAGGTACAGAATTCGTTTCTAGTTCTTGCCTGATTCAATTTTTGCACGTGGCAGTGCGGGAACACCCGCGCTGCATAAATGATTTCCAACAGACACACCTGTGTAAACTCCcgtttaattacttttaagcACATGTATGCAGATCTTTTGTTCTATCCACGACTGACTCTGATCATGCAGCCTTATGCATGTGTGAAACAAAAGCTCTTTGGCAGTTGTTAATCTGTCTTGACGGTTATAGAAAACTCAAGTCGTCTAGTTAATTACCCAAGACATGAAACAGTTTCGTTCTTTTTACTATCTCATACTCGATCGTAGACTATTACTCCTTAATAACGCATGCTCAGGTCCCAAGTCTTCTGCTATCCCTAGTTTATTCTATATTGGAATTGAGTCCTGCTGCGAAAAGAGACGGGATTAATGTAAGAAGGGCCCATCCGCATATCTGACGTCACCCCGCATCAAACCTTAAATCATTTAAGCGAGCGCGCCGTCCCGCTCCAGAATTACACATGAGAATCGGGTGTTCTAAAAGCGAGAAATGAATTGGCAAACAGATATACTGATCCTAAAGATAAAACAGTCCATTCATTTCTTCATTGTATAGAATATAGCTCAGACTATAATATACATACCATAGCTCAGATAACATACATGATCAAACATCTTCCGTTAAATAAACTCCCTGCCATATCCAAACCTAGAATTGTTTCGTATCCTCGGTGGCCTTTGATGTCCCTCCTGTCGCATTTTCTTCGTCGTAAGAAGGGCTTCTCGAGTCATAAGCCAAATGTATATCATCAATCTCATCGCCGACTTCCATCCAGCGGTCGCTAGTCGCAGCCACCGGCCAAAGCCTACACAGAGTATAGTAGATAATCATAGACACGCCAAAGCCGCAGAAGTAGTTGAGCTGGTAAACGTGAACAGCACCAATAGGAACGTTCTTTGCGCCAACTGCATCGGCAAAACCAACGACGTTGATAACGATTCCACAAATGTAGGCAGCATAACCGCGCCAGTTGAAGCCAGCGGTGTAGTAATACGGCCCCTCCTTGCGGCCGTCATAAAGCTCCTTCACATCGATGTACCCCTTGCGAACTATGTAGTAGTCGCAAATCATGACACCAGCAATAGAGCTGAGGAATACGCTGTAGGCAGAGAGATATGTTGTAAACTGGTTGCTGTCCTTGAGAAGCTGCCAGGGGCAAATCACGAGGCCCAAACAAGCACAGATATAACTTCCGCGTCGTATATTGATCCAACGGGGGAGAAGAGCAGTCAAATCATTTCCGGCTGACACGCTGTTGGCAGCCAAATTGGTACCGACCTGAGCTAGTGTAAATGACGAtgcgatgaagaagacacCGAAGCGTTCCGCGGAATTTCCGTCGTTGATGAACTCGTCTAGTAAGTCAAGAGGGTTCCAAATAGCCCTACCATACAGGGCCGTAGAAGCAGAGGAGACGATAATTCCGATAAAGGAGGTGATGGCAAATCCCATAGGAATGGTAATCAGCTGTGACCATAGGGCGTCTCTGGGCTTTTGTGCAAATCGGGAGAAATCGCTGGCGTTGACGATAAGCGTGGCAAAGTTGGAAATTGACGACATGATACCCTTGACAATTTCCCAAGCCAGATCACCGCCATGAACAGTGTTGGGCTGCTTGATAATGGGACCAATGCCACCAGCACGCGAGATGGTCCATGCGAGGAAGGTGATACCGGCAACAGGAACAACGTAGGCCTTGACTGTGAACAGGTGCCGGAGTTGGTGAACAGGGAACCAGAGGGCTGGCAGAGAGCAAATCCAGAAGATCATGAACGAAGCAAAGTGAGCGGTGTCTGTGCCAGCATCTTCGCTGAACGTGTTGGGGACGTTTTCCCATGACTTCCAGATAGATCGAATCATGAGGTAAACACAGTTTCCACCAATGTAAGCTTGAACTCCATACCAGACACAAGCTATTCAGTGTTAACAATTGATCGCACAAGCCGTCAGGGAGACGAGACATACCCATAGCAGCACGGTTCAAGACGGGCCACAAGGCACCCCAAATACCAAAGGAGCTTCTGTTGATGACGGGGAAACTGATATGGTAGACGGCACCAGGTCGCGCGTTAATTACGACAAAGATACCAGTGATGCTGTAACCAATCCAAACACAAAGCCATGCCTGCCACCATGAAAGTCCGTTGACGATCATGGCTGACGAGATCATCCaagtgttgatgttgaaagaGTCAGCGATCCAGAAACCGACAAAGTTCCAAGGACCCCATAGACGGCGCTCTTTCTCGACGGGTTTGAGATCATGGTTCGTAAGCTGTATAAGAGTTTAGTACAACTCCGTCTTGTAGGTCGCGTGACATTATATGCCCTAGCCTTCATACCATAAGCTGCGTACTCGTCAAGCCAGGTTCAGACTCGACGGCGACCTTGTCGGCAAAGACTTTAAATCTTGATCTGGTTTCCATGGCGTCGATGTGTGATGTGATGAAAACGGTATAAGGGGACGatgaaaagaaataaaagtCAAAGAAGCTTCGGGAGCAactttaaaaagtaattgaCTTTTCCGTATCACGACTCCAAGGCGAGGGGTTATGACGTGCAGGTGACAATAACGTAAGGCTGGCAGACTAGGATTAAATCCAAGTAAGGGcagaaagaagatgatgtGATGGCACTCTCGCCTAATCGAAGCAGAGGGATTGATTGAGAAGGAAGCAACTGAATCTTCTCCACCTCGTTCTTCTGTCTTGGAAAA
This Fusarium poae strain DAOMC 252244 chromosome 3, whole genome shotgun sequence DNA region includes the following protein-coding sequences:
- a CDS encoding hypothetical protein (TransMembrane:12 (i74-96o102-126i133-155o175-194i201-221o241-261i282-310o330-350i371-389o401-420i450-470o482-503i)) translates to METRSRFKVFADKVAVESEPGLTSTQLMLTNHDLKPVEKERRLWGPWNFVGFWIADSFNINTWMISSAMIVNGLSWWQAWLCVWIGYSITGIFVVINARPGAVYHISFPVINRSSFGIWGALWPVLNRAAMACVWYGVQAYIGGNCVYLMIRSIWKSWENVPNTFSEDAGTDTAHFASFMIFWICSLPALWFPVHQLRHLFTVKAYVVPVAGITFLAWTISRAGGIGPIIKQPNTVHGGDLAWEIVKGIMSSISNFATLIVNASDFSRFAQKPRDALWSQLITIPMGFAITSFIGIIVSSASTALYGRAIWNPLDLLDEFINDGNSAERFGVFFIASSFTLAQVGTNLAANSVSAGNDLTALLPRWINIRRGSYICACLGLVICPWQLLKDSNQFTTYLSAYSVFLSSIAGVMICDYYIVRKGYIDVKELYDGRKEGPYYYTAGFNWRGYAAYICGIVINVVGFADAVGAKNVPIGAVHVYQLNYFCGFGVSMIIYYTLCRLWPVAATSDRWMEVGDEIDDIHLAYDSRSPSYDEENATGGTSKATEDTKQF
- a CDS encoding hypothetical protein (BUSCO:23220at5125), giving the protein MPPSNTKPCHNCRRRRLRCDRSWPTCHKCAVSGQECLGYGKVFVWTQGIDSHGNVNPPPGRRLPDDTDSSASASPPGHYHQLGQGQHHDRPRPQPQPDYSDQHPLARLVQQAQQAAQEAEELKRHQQQPTPRNDESASSSDGNMPWPSPAALTDPLFQDLDRTSRFYLAHFSESVCKDLVVRDTPESNPFRELIPLTRKHPLLFQVLIATSAIHWSNVFRRVTKIPTGIPNPGDYLSVLRSKDLVTHQALIDALTAKQKAMSHLREVLDTLDPAGSEVALAAMHFFIKFDLIDLDKSDNQSWRAHLEGATSIMALLNPDSNPDASSRMLRDRVITDSFIYNILGSTLTSGGLAARVARQAFQFLPVMKRVELTSYLSCPPEILNIILSASELSHEVPWTDQSLGAADKALALIDEALAVDIPAWADYLRQHNITQDLNSRVRLALAHRSAACLYILQALPLVRSLRSIDTDFLLEDVLSNLALIDENDPYFKASSWPTFVAGAETRDPERRTWTLSRLLSIWQICPWGYLFTAIEMLKATWAMQDTRGTDNVNWLHDLRGMGFENLIV
- a CDS encoding hypothetical protein (MEROPS:MER0011806~BUSCO:16952at5125), with amino-acid sequence MCGVSGILLGDQEATSAAIDLHESLYYLQHRGQDAAGIAVCQGGRVSQCKGLGMASKVFSDGRRLEHLPGYMGLGHVRYPTMGTASASEAQPFYVNAPFGISMSVNGNLVNTEYLRKFLDEEAHRHVNSDSDSELLLNIFAHGLQQLGKTRANSEDIFTALGDVYAKCQGAFACTAMIAGFGILAFRDANGIRPLCIGSRPSATLSDTKDYMVASESVVLKQLGFEDIIDILPGQACFLQKGCAPKFRQIINDRPYTPDCFEFVYVARPDSTMDGISVYRSRQNMGEKLAKKIRAVLGEKAVEEIDAVIPVPETSNIAAATLAEKLGKPYVTALIKNRYVQRTFILPNQALRMKSVRRKLSPIDSEFRGKNLIIVDDSVVRGTTSRQIVQMARDAGAVKVIFVSASPECMHPHIYGIDLADPIDLVAHGRTTKEIADYIGADEVIFQDLDGKDGLKAACMDAAETTSKVEDFEVGVFCGRYVTEVPEGYFEHLSDLRNGKRKAKAALTEIKAGGDEGANVVVSSGPTNGPPASDEREDISLHNMASEQMTTS